The following proteins are co-located in the Canis aureus isolate CA01 chromosome X, VMU_Caureus_v.1.0, whole genome shotgun sequence genome:
- the LOC144309095 gene encoding uncharacterized protein CXorf49 homolog, giving the protein MSAPDEVSVWGAGFGPEGGEQASGAPRGPGLGLDPGPPRSGEGEGGFPDPEGFESEREVMEAGGPVLWGREGRPGTPADDKGDALDYASHLADESGAASVQQLTDPDALGVRRNPSPESCAAEGSGVWAGLEAGPGGRGALALSRGESQPPSAVPLHLGGPEGARPRGNPRRGPKSRSTVRVDRQRPSAKGPGRRPSDPESSDEFGEIQLMRVSICSKERGQAKPSSPEDPGDTPRQPSFHVRENFLHVPGSFLSSAPRGFTSVVERQAVGELDISSSKKMQSVVWGKGGNRPSYPVAAAAAAAAAAAGSLPPATPRKKVAQEKKSLGGASKVTQGRSFPPWGQRVSAAPLEPATFPPISGVPLLGRNKRYSLVPSGSKQSKHTGRSRKKSGPRRTRESEPVVVTGEGSDSNRDTVPKGQLPTHRPGPCCSGMHRGECSSGDLDTRAPEVPGSSAPSALSQGDVMPRGRAPSSDQEPLDHLPRPERLQQPPGTQGCPRCVVLQREIDDLKEQLAAMQSLTDKFQTL; this is encoded by the exons GAGCAGGCCAGCGGAGCCCCGCGGGGACCAGGACTAGGTCTGGATCCCGGGCCGCCTCGGAGCGGCGAGGGTGAGGGCGGGTTCCCAGACCCCGAGGGCTTCGAGTCCGAGCGGGAAGTGATGGAAGCGGGAGGGCCGGTGCTTTGGGGCCGCGAAGGCCGCCCCGGCACCCCGGCCGACGACAAGGGGGACGCCCTGGACTACGCGTCCCACCTTGCTGACGAGTCCGGGGCCGCCAGCGTGCAGCAGCTGACCGACCCGGATGCCCTGGGCGTGCGGAGAAACCCATCCCCAGAGAGCTGCGCCGCTGAAGGGTCTGGCGTTTGGGCGGGCCTAGAGGCAGGGCCCGGTGGTCGAGGCGCGCTTGCCCTGAGCCGCGGAGAATCGCAGCCGCCTTCCGCCGTCCCGCTCCACCTCGGTGGGCCCGAGGGAGCCCGGCCCCGGGGGAACCCGAGAAGAGGTCCCAAGAGCAGGTCCACCGTCAGGGTGGATCGCCAGCGGCCCTCCGCCAAAGGCCCGGGCCGGCGGCCTTCCGACCCCGAGTCATCAGATGAGTTCGGTGAGATACAGCTGATGAGGGTGAGCATTTGCTCCAAAGAAAGAGGCCAAGCCAAGCCCAGCAGCCCCGAGGATCCCGGGGACACACCCAGACAACCGAGTTTCCATGTCAGGGAGAATTTCCTTCACGTGCCAGGTTCTTTCCTGTCCTCGGCTCCCCGAGGATTCACTTCGGTTGTGGAGAGGCAGGCCGTGGGAGAGTTGGACATCTCCTCCTCTAAGAAAATGCAAAGTGTGgtctgggggaagggagggaacagGCCCAGCTACCCGGTAGCCGcagccgccgctgccgccgccgctgctgctggcAGCCTGCCCCCGGCCACCCCTAGGAAGAAGGTGGCCCAGGAGAAGAAATCCCTAGGGGGGGCCTCAAAAGTTACCCAAGGGAGAAGCTTTCCTCCCTGGGGGCAGAGAGTCTCGGCAGCTCCCCTGGAACCAGCCACCTTCCCCCCAATCTCTGGGGTTCCGCTGCTTGGGAGGAACAAGAGGTATTCCTTGGTTCCATCGGGAAGCAAACAGTCCAAGCACACCGGCCGCTCCCGGAAGAAATCTGGGCCCAGGAGGACACGGGAGTCGGAGCCAGTGGTGGTGACAGGAGAAGGCAGTGACTCAAACAGAGACACAGTGCCCAAGGGCCAA CTTCCAACACACAGGCCAGGGCCATGTTGTTCGGGCATGCATCGTGGAGAATGCAGCAGTGGCGACCTCGACACCAGAGCCCCCGAAGTTCCAGGAAGCTCCGCGCCCTCAGCCCTGAGCCAGGGAGACGTCATGCCCAGAGGGCGTGCACCCTCCA gTGACCAGGAGCCGCTTGACCACCTCCCAAGACCGGAAAGGCTGCAGCAACCACCTGGAACACAGGGCTGTCCTCGG TGTGTCGTGCTACAGAGAGAAATAGACGACCTGAAAGAGCAGCTTG CGGCCATGCAGTCCCTGACTGACAAGTTCCAGACCCTTTGA
- the LOC144307570 gene encoding uncharacterized protein CXorf49 homolog, whose protein sequence is MSAPDEVSVWGAGFGPEGGEQASGAPRGPGLGLDPGPPRSGEGEGGFPDPEGFESEREVMEAGGPVLWGREGRPGTPADDKGDALDYASHLADESGAASVQQLTDPDALGVRRNPSPESCAAEGSGVWAGLEAGPGGRGALALSRGESQPPSAVPLHLGGPEGARPRGNPRRGPKSRSTVRVDRQRPSAKGPGRRPSDPESSDEFGEIQLMRVSICSKERGQAKPSSPEDPGDTPRQPSFHVRENFLHVPGSFLSSAPRGFTSVVERQAVGELDISSSKKMQSVVWGKGGNRPSYPVAAAAAAAAAAAGSLPPATPRKKVAQEKKSLGGASKVTQGRSFPPWGQRVSAAPLEPATFPPISGVPLLGRNKRYSLVPSGSKQSKHTGRSRKKSGPRRTRESEPVVVTGEGSDSNRDTVPKGQLPTHRPGPCCSGMHRGECSSGDLDTRAPEVPGSSAPSALSQGDVMPRGRAPSSDQEPLDHLPRPERLQQPPGTQGCPRCVVLQREIDDLKEQLAAMQSLTDKFQTL, encoded by the exons ATGAGCGCCCCCGACGAGGTGTCTGTCTGGGGAGCGGGTTTCGGCCCGGAGGGCGGGGAGCAGGCCAGCGGAGCCCCGCGGGGACCAGGACTAGGTCTGGATCCCGGGCCGCCTCGGAGCGGCGAGGGTGAGGGCGGGTTCCCAGACCCCGAGGGCTTCGAGTCCGAGCGGGAAGTGATGGAAGCGGGAGGGCCGGTGCTTTGGGGCCGCGAAGGCCGCCCCGGCACCCCGGCCGACGACAAGGGGGACGCCCTGGACTACGCGTCCCACCTTGCTGACGAGTCCGGGGCCGCCAGCGTGCAGCAGCTGACCGACCCGGATGCCCTGGGCGTGCGGAGAAACCCATCCCCAGAGAGCTGCGCCGCTGAAGGGTCTGGCGTTTGGGCGGGCCTAGAGGCAGGGCCCGGTGGTCGAGGCGCGCTTGCCCTGAGCCGCGGAGAATCGCAGCCGCCTTCCGCCGTCCCGCTCCACCTCGGTGGGCCCGAGGGAGCCCGGCCCCGGGGGAACCCGAGAAGAGGTCCCAAGAGCAGGTCCACCGTCAGGGTGGATCGCCAGCGGCCCTCCGCCAAAGGCCCGGGCCGGCGGCCTTCCGACCCCGAGTCATCAGATGAGTTCGGTGAGATACAGCTGATGAGGGTGAGCATTTGCTCCAAAGAAAGAGGCCAAGCCAAGCCCAGCAGCCCCGAGGATCCCGGGGACACACCCAGACAACCGAGTTTCCATGTCAGGGAGAATTTCCTTCACGTGCCAGGTTCTTTCCTGTCCTCGGCTCCCCGAGGATTCACTTCGGTTGTGGAGAGGCAGGCCGTGGGAGAGTTGGACATCTCCTCCTCTAAGAAAATGCAAAGTGTGgtctgggggaagggagggaacagGCCCAGCTACCCGGTAGCCGcagccgccgctgccgccgccgctgctgctggcAGCCTGCCCCCGGCCACCCCTAGGAAGAAGGTGGCCCAGGAGAAGAAATCCCTAGGGGGGGCCTCAAAAGTTACCCAAGGGAGAAGCTTTCCTCCCTGGGGGCAGAGAGTCTCGGCAGCTCCCCTGGAACCAGCCACCTTCCCCCCAATCTCTGGGGTTCCGCTGCTTGGGAGGAACAAGAGGTATTCCTTGGTTCCATCGGGAAGCAAACAGTCCAAGCACACCGGCCGCTCCCGGAAGAAATCTGGGCCCAGGAGGACACGGGAGTCGGAGCCAGTGGTGGTGACAGGAGAAGGCAGTGACTCAAACAGAGACACAGTGCCCAAGGGCCAA CTTCCAACACACAGGCCAGGGCCATGTTGTTCGGGCATGCATCGTGGAGAATGCAGCAGTGGCGACCTCGACACCAGAGCCCCCGAAGTTCCAGGAAGCTCCGCGCCCTCAGCCCTGAGCCAGGGAGACGTCATGCCCAGAGGGCGTGCACCCTCCA gTGACCAGGAGCCGCTTGACCACCTCCCAAGACCGGAAAGGCTGCAGCAACCACCTGGAACACAGGGCTGTCCTCGG TGTGTCGTGCTACAGAGAGAAATAGACGACCTGAAAGAGCAGCTTG CGGCCATGCAGTCCCTGACTGACAAGTTCCAGACCCTTTGA